The region ATATTTAATATATCTGCCGCTCGCTTCACAATGCATACAAGCTGCTTCACATCATAATATTCCAAGCGGCAAATAACGCCAAACCGGTCGCGTAGCGGCGACGCGAGCGCCCCTGCCCGGGTAGTAGCTCCAACCAGCGTGAACCGGGGCAGGTCGAGACGAATGGACCGGGCGCTGGGCCCTTTGCCGATGATAATATCCAGCGCGTAATCTTCCATGGCGGAATAAAGTATTTCTTCTACGCTACGGGAGAGCCGATGGATTTCGTCGATAAACAATACATCCTTTTCGCCCAGGTTGGTTAAAAGCGCCGCCAAATCGCCCGGCCGTTCAATCGCCGGCCCCGAAGTAATCCGCAAATTTACTCCCAATTCATTGGCAATAATACTGGCCAGGGTGGTCTTGCCAAGCCCGGGCGGACCATAAAGAAGCACATGGTCTAAGGCCTCGCCGCGGGTCAGGGCCGCTTGAATAAATACCGTAAGATTATGTTTTAGCTGATCCTGCCCGATATATTCCGCCAACCGCCGTGGACGTAGGCTGTACTGCCAGTCGTCTGCATCCTGTTTGCCGCCGGCGATAATGCGTTCCTCCTCCATCGTATCCTATGACCTCCTGGTA is a window of Sporolituus thermophilus DSM 23256 DNA encoding:
- the ruvB gene encoding Holliday junction branch migration DNA helicase RuvB, which gives rise to MEEERIIAGGKQDADDWQYSLRPRRLAEYIGQDQLKHNLTVFIQAALTRGEALDHVLLYGPPGLGKTTLASIIANELGVNLRITSGPAIERPGDLAALLTNLGEKDVLFIDEIHRLSRSVEEILYSAMEDYALDIIIGKGPSARSIRLDLPRFTLVGATTRAGALASPLRDRFGVICRLEYYDVKQLVCIVKRAADILNIAIDAQGAEEIARRSRGTPRVANRLLKRVRDFAQVTGDGVITAALADEALARLDVDQRGLDRTDRTLLRTIIEKFNGGPVGLDTLAAAISEETDTVEDVYEPFLLQLGFIQRTPRGRVATPAAYHHLGIPLKKEEQERLW